The nucleotide window TTTGATGATGGGACAGTCAATAGACCCACACACATGTGCTTGTCATTGGAATCTCACGCCTTTGATTTGTTGAGAAGAAGATATCCAAAAAGAATGAGAACATTTTTACTACAACGGAAAAGTGATCGAGAAAATGTTTGGATGACAAGAGATCATTTGTCTGTTGTTGTTAGACTCAAATATTTACGTGCGTTGAATTTGTCCCATTCTTCTCTTAGGATGTTTCCAGATTTAATTGGTCAGTTGGTACGTTTAAGATATCTTGACTTATCTTGGTGCATAAAACTAGCAAGGCTTCCCAAATCGATTGGAAGGCTTGTTAACTTGCAAACCTTGAAGCTGACTGGTTGTGAGACTCTTGAATTTTCTACTGAAGTTGTCACGAAGTTAATCAATTTGAGGCACCTTGAGATTCATCGTTGTAAAGCCTTTGAAGAAATGATGCCAACGGGACTAGGGAAATTGTCATCGTTGCAATCGTTATCAAGCTTCTATGTTGTGAATGATCGGAAGAAGAAATCTGGGAAACTGAATGAATTACAGAACTTAAATAGTCTGAGAGGCAATTTAGAGATTAATAGACTTGATCAGGTAAAAGATGTGATGCTGGAAACACAACATGTGAATTTGAAAGACAAGAAACTCCTTGAGTCCTTGGATTTAAATTGGGAGAATCAGGACAATAAACAGAACAACTTTCGACTACTAGAAAACCTTTGTCCCCACCAAAATCTAAAAAGACTGCATGTGAGGTGGTATCCAGGTTATGAGTTTTCAAGTTGGCTTTCTTCTATAAACCATCTTTCTTACATCTCTCTCTTTGGATTTGATAATTGCAAATCTCTCCCACCATTAGAGCATCTCCCATGTCTCAAGTCTCTTGAGATAAGTTCTATGAAAGTATTGGAGTACATACACCTTGAAGAGGTGTTTCACACTGCAGCAACATTCTTCCCGTCATTGGAGCGGCTCAAGTTTAGTGGTTGTAAGAATTTCACGGGATGGCAGAGAATGAAACGTCAGGTCAGTGTAGATAAACTCTCGCACCCGCCATTGGGTCGTCTCTCTCAACTAATAATCAACAAATGCCCAGAGTTGACTGACTTGCCTACTTTTCCAAATGTTGAGGAATTGCAGTTGTGTGAATCTATGGTGACGCCATTGAAAGAAACGCTGGATATAGCATCATCCTCTTCCTCCACTCCTCTTTCCAAGCTCAAGTCACTAAAGATAGAAGGCAAACTTCCAGAAATTAGTGTTTTACCATCTCGGTGGAAACAAAACCTTACTTCCCTTGAGCATCTTGAAATTGGAGATGTTGATAATTTAGATATTTGGTTTGAGGACAACTTCCCTTCTCTGCAGAAAGTTGTGGTATATGGTTGTGATTTACAAGCTTTGCCACAGAAGATGTGTGACTTGTCATCACTTCAGCATGTCAAGATGATGGGATGCCATAAATTGGCGTCATTGCCAAAAGAAATGGTTAACCTTAACAAATTGGTTACACTAGAAATCTGGGATTGTCCCCTCTTGGTTGAACGATGCCAGAGTGAAACAGGAGTAGATTGGCCCCAAGTTAAACATGTCCAAAACataattttgaaggaaaatttgaGGCAGTAAAGGTACTCCTACCAACCTTTAACTAATACTGTGAATTTTGTTTCTGCTTGatattttgtattttcattcttttaatttcaatataatttGAATTGACTCCTGAAAAATAGGACATAGTTATAGAATCACTTCCGAGGATGCTAACTCCATATACTTGTTATTCAtaattgatttaattaaaaatgtataGTGGACTTTCAAATTGAGGTCATGTCTTATTTTCTCTCGCCAGTTGTGTTTCAAACTTGTTAAGCATTATGGTGTTTTTGGAAAagcatcagattctcatgaTCTAAGATAGTCTTAGCAGAAGATCCAGATCATTCATTTGAAAAGAATGTATGTTTATCAATGAAAATATATTCTACGTTGTGTAGGAATTACGGTGTGTTTATCAATGATTTTGTGAACATAATAATtctgattaatttttttgatgatgGTACATTTATTTGAAGGTTCTATTGAAGACAAAAAGGTGCAGTTTTCATTCATCAAGCTTCAGGGGAAGAAGAAGTGACTCTAGCTTGGTTGTGTGAGCTTTCAAGAATATGGACATTGTTTCCTGGAAGTTTAAAGATGGAATAATTGCATTAATTTGTCTTCTCGCATGCGTTTCTATTGCTCTCATATTTTCAGGGATTGTGTagtttatgttgtgttgttgtttcttTGCACTACACTCTTTTTTCCTATACCATATTTTatggtaaggtttttaacgaggtAGTTGATGTTCTTGTACAATATTGTTACTTTGGGTATTGATCTAGTCTCgcaatctttattttttctatctttattttaatatattttttatgatgctGCAAATGATCAGACGATCGATTTGGGGTGCCAAACTAATTGAGATGTCAAATATATCATTTGTTGTGTTTGCACTCTATTATCTCTTTTTGCTttaaaaaaggaaggaaaaaaaaagtgtcaagGTTGAAACTCATGAGAGGAaggaatgaatttttttttgaggaaagagGAAGGAATGAATTCTCACTCACACAAGCTCAGCCATCTTTTCAATCATATAATattccatcattttttttttctcttttcaaatgGCTTGAGAAGACCGTATGGATAGTAAAACATTTAAGTTTTTCTCGAAATTCTAATTATGTCGTGCCCTTTACTATCTATGAAAACATTTAGTATTAGAAAATTAATATCTCTCTATACATAAGATTTTACTTACAAATTAAATCATTAGCGTTAGCATGCTATCGTGTTGGTCTGTCTCTTCTTAGATTTGGATTTACGGAGGGAAGGACTCGTTTGATTGATATGAAACAAATTTAGGGGTGAAGAATTgactattttgaaaaaatttagagACAAAGTTAATAGATGGacatatagatatatatatatatatatatatatatatattaaagggttaattatgtttttggtccctataaatataccaacttttcgttttagtccctctaaaattttccttcaacttttagtccctataaaattttcaatctttacttttggtccctattttaaagtaaactcatatgtagaattcatatttttaaataaaattttggagaaaaatgtataatattataaggatctctcccaaaaaaatttagtttttttaccaaaacttgaattaaatatgaatttttatattttttgcagtaaaaaattcatgttctgttaaaaatttctaatttttttttagagtggtttttacaatattccataaatttttgcacattttcattagaaaatacaataatttatttaaaaatagggaccaaaagtagtgattgaaaattttatagagactaaaagttgaagggaAATTTTAGAAGAACAAAAACGAaatgttagtatatttatagggactaaaaacatatttaatcctatattaaataacaacgtatttttcattttttttggttgaaatgCTAGCTCAATATAAagagtttaatattttttgataaaaaaaaagagtttaataTTGTAACTTTGTACAAAATTAAATTCCGTTAGGAGGTTATAATAAAAGGGTTATTAGTATACGAATCCtcataattttatatcaatACCTATCTCACCTTTTCCCAATCAATGGCGAGATGGATAACAATTGAAAAACATTCATGAAAAAGTTGAGAGGTTCATTTCCGGTCATTAGCATcactttaattaaataataaaaa belongs to Medicago truncatula cultivar Jemalong A17 chromosome 6, MtrunA17r5.0-ANR, whole genome shotgun sequence and includes:
- the LOC25495497 gene encoding putative disease resistance protein RGA3 isoform X1, whose product is MADQLELISYSVFESVIYNLTMLASSDYGRDHGFSDKLNTLCDRIKILKENLVDADKMQELDRTKHIYIEGQIFVIDDFWDLIVTEILRLDRFKACNLFSCMDRFHTQSAIARNIYRLGNIIDKTGMDRILSFQPMEFDSARNILGNSFNESDIIGREDEKREIIRLLMLPADGKENISIIAIVGMGGIGKTTVAQMIYNDRQVKGFFDICIWVNVSYDSDIKNIADQILDSSSGSTNNDQDSLETWQNELRKKLNGKKYLLVMDDIWNESKEKWTELKTYLTSGAPGTKIVVTTRSEKVAEVMEVYTSVHLTSLSEEDSWCLLKKLVFRNDDDPRTHLLEPVGKKIGKKCRGVPLAIRSAARVLHSTDTESEWILASKFKIDINIMSSPETSYKDLSPPQLKQCLAYCCIYPMGCEIEKNELIQLWMAQDYLGYINSELEMEDVGNGFVNTLLRMSFIQDPKMDEYGNVVSFKMHEFKCNYDDFFDDGTVNRPTHMCLSLESHAFDLLRRRYPKRMRTFLLQRKSDRENVWMTRDHLSVVVRLKYLRALNLSHSSLRMFPDLIGQLVRLRYLDLSWCIKLARLPKSIGRLVNLQTLKLTGCETLEFSTEVVTKLINLRHLEIHRCKAFEEMMPTGLGKLSSLQSLSSFYVVNDRKKKSGKLNELQNLNSLRGNLEINRLDQVKDVMLETQHVNLKDKKLLESLDLNWENQDNKQNNFRLLENLCPHQNLKRLHVRWYPGYEFSSWLSSINHLSYISLFGFDNCKSLPPLEHLPCLKSLEISSMKVLEYIHLEEVFHTAATFFPSLERLKFSGCKNFTGWQRMKRQVSVDKLSHPPLGRLSQLIINKCPELTDLPTFPNVEELQLCESMVTPLKETLDIASSSSSTPLSKLKSLKIEGKLPEISVLPSRWKQNLTSLEHLEIGDVDNLDIWFEDNFPSLQKVVVYGCDLQALPQKMCDLSSLQHVKMMGCHKLASLPKEMVNLNKLVTLEIWDCPLLVERCQSETGVDWPQVKHVQNIILKENLRQ
- the LOC25495497 gene encoding putative disease resistance protein RGA3 isoform X2, with amino-acid sequence MADQLELISYSVFESVIYNLTMLASSDYGRDHGFSDKLNTLCDRIKILKENLVDADKMQELDRTKHIYIEGQIFVIDDFWDLIVTEILRLDRFKACNLFSCMDRFHTQSAIARNIYRLGNIIDKTGMDRILSFQPMEFDSARNILGNSFNESDIIGREDEKREIIRLLMLPADGKENISIIAIVGMGGIGKTTVAQMIYNDRQVKGFFDICIWVNVSYDSDIKNIADQILDSSSGSTNNDQDSLETWQNELRKKLNGKKYLLVMDDIWNESKEKWTELKTYLTSGAPGTKIVVTTRSEKVAEVMEVYTSVHLTSLSEEDSWCLLKKLVFRNDDDPRTHLLEPVGKKIGKKCRGVPLAIRSAARVLHSTDTESEWILASKFKIDINIMSSPETSYKDLSPPQLKQCLAYCCIYPMGCEIEKNELIQLWMAQDYLGYINSELEMEDVGNGFVNTLLRMSFIQDPKMDEYGNVVSFKMHEFKCNYDDFFDDGTVNRPTHMCLSLESHAFDLLRRRYPKRMRTFLLQRKSDRENVWMTRDHLSVVVRLKYLRALNLSHSSLRMFPDLIGQLVRLRYLDLSWCIKLARLPKSIGRLVNLQTLKLTGCETLEFSTEVVTKLINLRHLEIHRCKAFEEMMPTGLGKLSSLQSLSSFYVVNDRKKKSGKLNELQNLNSLRGNLEINRLDQVKDVMLETQHVNLKDKKLLESLDLNWENQDNKQNNFRLLENLCPHQNLKRLHVRWYPGYEFSSWLSSINHLSYISLFGFDNCKSLPPLEHLPCLKSLEISSMKVLEYIHLEEVFHTAATFFPSLERLKFSGCKNFTGWQRMKRQLCESMVTPLKETLDIASSSSSTPLSKLKSLKIEGKLPEISVLPSRWKQNLTSLEHLEIGDVDNLDIWFEDNFPSLQKVVVYGCDLQALPQKMCDLSSLQHVKMMGCHKLASLPKEMVNLNKLVTLEIWDCPLLVERCQSETGVDWPQVKHVQNIILKENLRQ